A genomic stretch from Halorhodospira halophila SL1 includes:
- the fabF gene encoding beta-ketoacyl-ACP synthase II: MSQYLPRKEARRMDPFIHYAFGACAEALDGSGLEIREDNADRIGVAIGSGIGGIQGIETGHQALMEGGARKVSPFLVPSSVINMAPGNLSIHYGLRGPNLSTVTACAAGTHNLGVSARMIAAGDADVMIAGGAEKCITPLGLAAFSSARALSTRNDDPQGASRPWDVDRDGFVLSEGAAVVVLESYAHARKRGATILAELVGFGTSSDAYHITQPAESGEGAQRCMARALEDAGMNPSDIDYINAHGTSTQVGDVAEAAAVKRLFGAGAGDVAMSSTKSATGHLLGAAGGLEAVFSVLALRDGIIPPTCNLAEPEADCAGLDLVPGEARKQPLRAVLSNSFGFGGTNASLIFRKPS, from the coding sequence GTGTCCCAGTACCTGCCGCGCAAAGAGGCGCGGCGGATGGATCCGTTCATCCACTACGCCTTTGGTGCCTGCGCCGAGGCCCTGGATGGGAGCGGCCTGGAGATCCGCGAGGACAACGCAGACCGGATCGGAGTGGCTATCGGTTCCGGCATCGGCGGGATCCAGGGGATCGAGACCGGGCACCAGGCGCTGATGGAAGGGGGGGCGCGCAAGGTATCCCCGTTCCTGGTGCCGAGCAGTGTGATCAACATGGCGCCCGGCAATCTGTCCATCCACTACGGGTTGCGGGGGCCCAACCTGTCGACGGTGACGGCCTGCGCAGCAGGGACCCACAACCTTGGGGTATCCGCCCGGATGATCGCCGCCGGTGACGCCGATGTCATGATCGCGGGTGGGGCGGAGAAGTGCATCACCCCGCTGGGCCTGGCGGCGTTCTCCTCCGCCCGGGCGCTGTCGACACGCAACGATGACCCGCAGGGCGCGAGTCGGCCCTGGGACGTCGATCGCGACGGCTTTGTCCTCAGTGAAGGGGCCGCGGTCGTGGTGCTCGAATCCTACGCTCATGCGCGGAAGCGCGGGGCGACGATCCTCGCCGAGTTGGTCGGGTTCGGCACCAGTTCGGACGCTTACCACATCACTCAACCGGCGGAGAGCGGGGAGGGGGCGCAGCGCTGTATGGCGCGGGCCCTTGAAGACGCCGGCATGAATCCTTCAGACATCGACTATATCAACGCCCACGGGACGTCGACCCAGGTCGGCGATGTGGCCGAGGCGGCTGCGGTCAAGCGGCTGTTCGGTGCGGGCGCCGGCGACGTCGCCATGAGTTCCACCAAGTCGGCAACCGGACATCTGCTGGGTGCCGCGGGGGGTCTCGAGGCCGTATTCAGTGTTTTGGCCCTGCGTGACGGGATCATCCCGCCGACGTGCAACCTGGCCGAACCCGAAGCGGATTGTGCCGGGCTGGACCTGGTGCCGGGCGAGGCCCGGAAGCAGCCGCTGCGAGCGGTCCTCAGCAACTCTTTCGGATTCGGCGGGACGAACGCTTCCCTGATCTTCCGCAAGCCGAGCTGA